From a region of the Clostridiales bacterium genome:
- a CDS encoding carbohydrate ABC transporter permease: MKEKLSKLGYNIFVYIVLAFTVIVSIFPIIWIIVSSFKTNAQILGSPFSLPTGINFMPYKKVFTQYNFLTYTFNSFIISFTATAISVVLYAMAAYVIAKYDFKFKNLFYILFTMTLLVPGQTKAQPIFTIILKLHIYDTRFALILVYLSMGMAMSLFILRSTFMSIPKEFDESASIEGAGFLRVFLNINLPLAKSGLATSGVLMFLNYWNEYFYAMLLTSSAKIRTLPLEMGFFNEAFSYNYTEMFAALTVAVLPGIIIYSFAQEQVQESVVSSGIKG, encoded by the coding sequence ATGAAAGAAAAATTATCGAAATTGGGATATAACATCTTTGTATATATTGTACTTGCCTTTACAGTGATAGTTTCGATATTTCCGATTATCTGGATTATTGTATCCTCGTTTAAGACTAATGCGCAGATACTTGGCAGCCCATTTTCGCTGCCCACAGGGATAAATTTTATGCCATACAAGAAGGTGTTTACCCAGTACAACTTTTTAACATATACGTTTAATTCATTTATAATTTCATTTACGGCAACCGCGATATCGGTAGTTCTCTATGCAATGGCTGCATATGTGATAGCCAAGTATGATTTTAAATTTAAGAACCTGTTTTATATACTGTTTACGATGACGTTACTTGTACCAGGCCAGACCAAAGCGCAGCCAATATTTACGATAATACTAAAACTTCACATCTATGATACAAGGTTTGCTCTTATACTCGTATATCTGTCAATGGGCATGGCCATGTCGTTGTTCATTCTAAGGAGTACATTCATGTCGATTCCAAAGGAATTCGATGAGTCGGCATCCATTGAAGGAGCAGGTTTCCTGCGCGTATTTTTGAATATAAATTTACCCCTTGCAAAATCAGGGCTTGCAACATCAGGTGTCCTCATGTTTTTGAATTACTGGAATGAATACTTCTATGCAATGCTCCTTACAAGCTCTGCAAAGATTAGAACTCTTCCGCTTGAAATGGGATTCTTCAACGAAGCATTCTCCTACAATTATACCGAAATGTTTGCAGCACTTACCGTAGCAGTCCTGCCAGGTATAATAATATATTCATTCGCCCAGGAGCAGGTACAGGAAAGCGTTGTTTCATCAGGAATAAAAGGTTGA